The Streptomyces sp. NBC_00335 DNA window CCGTCGGGTTGATCCGGCCGGGAGGGTGGTCGGGACCGAGGAGGTCCAGGGCCAGGCGCAGGGAGACCAGGGCCGCGCACAGGTAGAGGCCGGCTCCGAGGAGGACCACCAGGGCGTCGGAGTCGTCGGCCAGTATGCGGACGAGGAAGGCCATGCCCCCGCCGGCGACGGCGGCGAGGGTTCCCGCGGTGGGTGAGAGGGCGTTCGCGGTGACCAGTTGGCCGGGCGCGACGACCCGGGGCAGGGAAGCCGCGAGACCGGCCAGCACGAAGCGGTTGACCGCGGTCACGGACAGGGCCGAGGCGTAGAAGAGCCAGTCGGGGACGTGCGCGACGATCAGCATGCCGGTGACACAGGCGAGGAAGGCCCGCAGCAGGTTGCCGTAGAGGAACACCTGGCGGCGGCGCCAGCGGTCCAGCAGGACTCCGGCGAAGGGGCCGATCACCGAATAGGGCAGCAGGAGTACGGCCATGGCCGAGGCGATGGCCGCGGGCGAGGCCTGTTTCTCCGGGGAGAAGACGACATAGGCGGCCAGTGCGACCTGGTAGACGCCGTCGGCGGCCTGGGAGAGCAGCCGTACGGCGAGCAGGTTGCGGAAGTCCCGCAGACGCAGGAGTACGCGCAGATCACGTACGACAGCCATGAGGGAAAGGGTCACACACGCGGAGGGTCCCCGGGCATATTGCCCGGGGACCCTCCGTGGAAGAACTGCCGAAGTCCAGGTGTCCGTCAGGACACCGGGGTTTCGACTAGCGCTCGACCTCGCCCTTGATGAACTTCTCGACGTTCGCGTAAGCCTCGTCGTCGAAGTACTGCACCGGCGGGGACTTCATGAAGTAGCTCGAAGCCGACAGGATCGGGCCACCGATGCCCCGGTCCTTGGCGATCTTCGCGGCGCGCAGGGCGTCGATGATGACACCGGCGGAGTTCGGGGAGTCCCACACCTCGAGCTTGTACTCGAGGTTCAGCGGGACGTCACCGAAGGCGCGGCCTTCGAGGCGGACGTAGGCCCACTTGCGGTCGTCGAGCCACGCCACGTAGTCGGACGGGCCGATGTGGACGTTCTTCTCGCCGAGCTCGCGGTCGGGGATCTGCGAGGTGACGGCCTGAGTCTTGGAGATCTTCTTCGACTCGAGGCGGTCGCGCTCGAGCATGTTCTTGAAGTCCATGTTGCCGCCGACGTTGAGCTGCATGGTGCGCTCAAGACGGACCCCGCGGTCTTCGAACAGCTTCGCCATCACACGGTGCGTGATGGTGGCGCCGACCTGCGACTTGATGTCGTCGCCGACGATCGGGACACCGGCCTCGGTGAACTTGTCGGCCCACTCCTTGGTGCCGGCGATGAAGACCGGGAGGGCGTTGACGAAGGCGACCTTGGCGTCGATGGCGCACTGGGCGTAGAACTTCGCCGCAGCCTCGGAACCGACCGGCAGGTAGCAGATCAGGACGTCGACCTGGCGGTCCAGAAGGGTCTGGACGATGTCGACCGGGGTCTCGGCCGACTCCTCGATCGTCTCGCGGTAGTACTTGCCCAGACCGTCCAGGGTGTGGCCGCGCTGAACGGTCACGCCCGCACTCGGGACGTCACAGATCTTGATGGTGTTGTTCTCGCTGGCGCCGATGGCGTCCGAAAGGTCGAGGCCGACCTTCTTCGCGTCGACGTCGAACGCGGCGACGAACTCGATGTCGCTCACGTGGTAGTCGCCGAACTGGACGTGCATCAGACCGGGGACCTTGGCCGCCGGGTCGGCGTCCTTGTAGTACTCGAC harbors:
- a CDS encoding MFS transporter; this translates as MAVVRDLRVLLRLRDFRNLLAVRLLSQAADGVYQVALAAYVVFSPEKQASPAAIASAMAVLLLPYSVIGPFAGVLLDRWRRRQVFLYGNLLRAFLACVTGMLIVAHVPDWLFYASALSVTAVNRFVLAGLAASLPRVVAPGQLVTANALSPTAGTLAAVAGGGMAFLVRILADDSDALVVLLGAGLYLCAALVSLRLALDLLGPDHPPGRINPTVLQGAALTVRGLAEGLRHLASRREAARALTAMTVMRFCYGALFVTLLMLCRYAWSDNEADGLALLGVTVGVSGAGFFAAAVITPWLVGRLGPLGTITLCAASAAVLVPALGLFFAPGPMLAAAFVLGLATQGAKISTDTVVQSQVKDAFRGRVFSVYDVLFNAAFVGAAGVAALVLPLDGHSVPLNLGVAMLYAATAALLVRQGDVSRETSP
- a CDS encoding inositol-3-phosphate synthase, whose translation is MGSVRVAIVGVGNCAASLVQGVEYYKDADPAAKVPGLMHVQFGDYHVSDIEFVAAFDVDAKKVGLDLSDAIGASENNTIKICDVPSAGVTVQRGHTLDGLGKYYRETIEESAETPVDIVQTLLDRQVDVLICYLPVGSEAAAKFYAQCAIDAKVAFVNALPVFIAGTKEWADKFTEAGVPIVGDDIKSQVGATITHRVMAKLFEDRGVRLERTMQLNVGGNMDFKNMLERDRLESKKISKTQAVTSQIPDRELGEKNVHIGPSDYVAWLDDRKWAYVRLEGRAFGDVPLNLEYKLEVWDSPNSAGVIIDALRAAKIAKDRGIGGPILSASSYFMKSPPVQYFDDEAYANVEKFIKGEVER